The Halorubrum sp. BV1 nucleotide sequence CGAGTTCGAGGTTATCCCCGCGGTCGACGTGCAAGACGGCGAGGTCGTTCAGTTGGTCGGCGGCGAGCGCGGCACGGGCAAACGCTACGGCGACCCCGTCGAAGCCGCGGAACGCTGGATCGACGCGGGGGCCGAGACGCTCCACCTCGTCGACCTCGACGGCGCGTTCGAGGGCGAGCGCGCGAACGCGGCCGCGATCGAGTCGGTCGTCGAGGCCGTCCCCGCGGGCGTCGGCCTCCAGCTCGGCGGCGGCATCCGTACCGCCGATGACGCTCGCGACCTCCTCGATCTGGGACTCGACCGCGTGATCTTGGGCACCGCGGCCGTCGAGTCGCCCGAGATCGTCGCCGCGATCGACGAGACCCACCCAAACAGCGTCGTCGTCAGCCTCGACGCGAAAGACGGCGAGGTCGTCGTGGGCGGGTGGACCGAGGGGACCGGCCTTGATCCGGCCGAGGCCGCGAGTCGCTACGCGGACCTCGGCGCTGGCGCGGTCCTGTTCACGAACGTCGACGTCGAGGGACAGCTGGCGGGGATCGACCGGACCGCGGTCGAACGCGTCGTCGAGGCGGTCGACGTCCCGGTCGTCGCCTCGGGCGGAGTCGCGACGACCGACGACGTGGTCGCCCTGAAGGAGGCCGGCGCGGCCGCGGTCGTCGTCGGCACCGCGCTCTACGAGGGAACGTTCACGCTGCGAGAGGCGCAGGCGGCCGCGGACGATGCCTGATCTCGCTCTCTCCCCGGGACTCTCTCACTCCTCTGGACGCGCGCGTTGCACAACGAGCACGGGTCCGAGGAACCGGTCTGCGACCTTCTCGGACGGCATTCCGAACACGAACGTCGTGACCGAGGGGTCGGTCTCGCCCATCACGACCGCGTCGTGTGACGCCGCCCGGCTCGCGATTGCGTCGATCGGAACGTCGGCGTCCTCGACGACCGTCTCGATCGCGTCGGCGTCCACGCCGCGCTCGACGAGGTCCGACCGGGCTCCGCTCAGGAACGACTCGCCGTCTTCGATCGATTCGCCCTCGTCGAGGGCGTGGTACAGCGTCACGTCCACGTCCGCGTCGGCGAACAGCCCGGCGACGAGCCGCGTGTTCCGTCCGACGCCGACCGTGCCGCGGAGCGCGACGAGCACCGAATCCACGCGCTCCGTGCTGTTCGGGACCAACACCGCGAGACAGTCGTATTCGTAGATGAGCCGGTCGATCGTGGTCTCCTTGTCGTGTGTGAACACGAGACGCGTCTCGACGTCGGCCCCGGCGTCGGTGAGCGTGTCGGCGAACGACTCGAGCTTCGACATCCCCGTCTCGCCGAACTGCTCGCGCGCCTGCTCGGTCGCGGTCTGGTCGGGAATGACGTGATAGCCGCACAGAACGACGTGGGCGTTCGCGAGCAGTGCGGGCGTTCCGGTCGGGATCGATTCGCCCTCCAACACCTCGATCGGAACGAGCACGGACGGCCGCTCGTCTCCCGGCTGCCCCCCGTCGGGAGTCGGCTCTCCGGTCTCGGCCGGTCCGCCGCCCCCGGCCGGTCTGCCAGTCTCGCTCGCTCTTTCGTCCCCGGTCGATCCGCCGCCTTGCGTGGGTTCGGTCATCTCAAAAGTCACCTTTGAGTTCGACGTCCGTTGCGTAGTACCGGTACCAGCCGTACGCCGCGATCATGACGCCGACGCCGACGCCGATCGACGCCGGCCGCATGAACGCGATGAGCGCGAAGCTCGCGAGCGCTCCGAGTCCGGCGACGGCGAACCCGGCCGGACAGCGGAACGACGGGTCGTACCATGACGGGCTCTCCCGCCGGAGCTGTATCAGCCCGACGCAGATCAGCCCGTACATCACCAGATGGAGGAAGGAGGCGACCTCCGCGAGCAGTTCCACCTGCCCCGTCGCCGCTAGGACGACGATCGGGCCGCCGGCGAGCCCGAGCGCGACGTGCGGCGTGCCGTATCGGAGGTTGAGCCGGCTCGCACTCTCCGGGACGATCCCGTCGCGGCTCACCGCGTACACCGCGCGGGAGGCGCTGAGGATCGAGGCGTTCGCGCTGGAGAACGTCGCCAACAGCCCGGCCACGACGATCGCGAGCGCCCCGGGAAACCCGACGAACGAGCGGGCGACCTCGACCATCGCGGTCTCGCCGAACTCGCCGAGGCGGGCGCTGCCGAACGCGCTCGTGGCGACGAATATGGTCACGACGTAGAAGACGCCGACGAGGAGAACGGACCCGACCATCGCCAGCGGCAGGTTCCGACTCGGCTCCGTGATGTCGCCCGCGACGGTCGCGACCTGCGCGAACCCGAGGTACGACGTGAAGACGAGCGCCGCCGTCTGGAGCACCGGAAGCAGGCCGCCGGGCGGGAAGAAGCGCTCCGGCACGCGCTCTGCCCCGAACACGCCGAGCGCGTCGAGGGACCCGTAGCTCAAGAAGATCGTGAGAATGACCAGAAGCGAGATCACGATCGCGTTCTGGAGCGCGGCGGTGTTCTCGGTCCCGAAGAGACTCAAGACCGTGAGCCCGACGCCGAAGGCAACGCCGAGGGGGATCGCGGGATCGATCGGGAGCGCGATCCCCGCTTCGAGGAACACCTGTCCGGCGTAGCTCCCGAGCCCGACGAGGTAGAACGCGGAGGCGAACACGAGCCCGAGCCAGAGCCCGACGCCGACGACCGCCCCGGGCGCGGTTCCGAGCCCGCGGGAGATGAAGAAGTATCCGCCGCCGCTTCTCGGCATCGCCGTGGCGAGTTCCGACGCCGGTAACGCCACGAGCAGCGCGACGACCGCGCCGATCGCGAAGGAGAGCGCGGCCGCGGGTCCGGCGTTCTCGGCCGCGAGCCCCGGAAACACGAAGATTCCCGCGCCGATCATCGTCCCGACGCCGATCGCGAGCCCGCCGACGAGGCCGATCGTCCGTTCGAGTTCGCCCTCTCCGGTGTCGGCGTCGATCACGTCGGTGAACGCCTCCGGCGCGTCGGATCCACCCATGCGATCCGAGACAACTCTCGACACCGTGATATATCCACCGTCGATCGCCTCGTCTGCGGCCCGATCGCCCCCGAGAAACGCCTCGCCACCCGCAATCCCCTTAACAGTCCCCGCCGACGGTCGGGTATGAGCGATCACGACCGCGTCGCGGCGGTCTCCCGTGAGACGGCCGAGACGACGATAGACCTCACCCTCGCTATCGACGGCGACGGCGACAGCGAGGTCTCGACCGGGATCGGATTTTACGACCACATGCTCGAATCGTTCGCGAAACACGGCCTGTTCGATCTGACCGTCTCCTGTGACGGCGACCTCGACATCGACGACCACCACACCGTCGAAGACGTGGCTATCTGTCTTGGCGAGGCGTTCGACGAGGCGCTCGGCGACAAGCGCGGCATTCGGCGGTACGCGGACCGCCGGGTCCCGCTCGACGAGGCGGTCGCGAGCGTCGTCGTCGACGTGGCCGGTCGCCCGTACTACGACTTCTCGGGCGAGTTCTCACAGGCGCAGATAGGCGAGTTCACGAGCGTCATGGCCGACCACGTCGCGCTCTCTCTGGCGCACAACGCCGGGCTCACGCTCCACGCCGAGATCGAGCGCGGCGACAACGCCCACCACGAAGTCGAGGCGCTATTCAAGGCGTTGGCGCGCGCGCTCGACGACGCCACGCGGCTCGACGAGCGCCGGAGCGACACGCCGAGCACGAAAGGCGAACTGTAGGCGATACTCCGACACCCCCGCTCACCCCCAGTGCCAGAAGGAGTTCCTGTCCTCCTCGACGGGATCGGTCCGATCGCGGAGATCGGCCACGTCCGCGGCGGTCGGCTCGCGGTCGTCCGGGAGGCGCTCCATGCAATCGAAACAGAGGAAGAACTCGGAGCCGTCGGTGAGTTCGAGGGTGAGTCCCTGCGTCGACTCGAACGCGAAGTTCCACAGGTCACCGATACCGCCGGCGATCCTGACGGACCGCTCGCAGACGTCACAGGACTCCGAGGCCATGCCCCGGATAGCGGCTCCGGCCGGTAATGGGTATCGCTGCACGGCGAGACGAGCGTGCGGCTCGCGTCGTATCAGCGTTCGAAGTGAATTTTGCGAGGGAAGAGCGCTCCGAGAGCGTCTTCCGCATCACGGGGTGTGGACCCCGGCGATGCGGGGGGAGGGATTTGAACCACGGTCGCGCCAGAGGCGCTCCCTGATTCAAATCCTCCCCCATCGTGCATTCGCGCGTTGTGGCGCGCTCATGCGAGGGGAGGGATTTGAACCCACGGACCTCTACAGGAGCGGATCTTGAGTCCGCCGCCGTTTCCGGGCTTGGCTACCCTCGCACGCGGCCGGTCCTACTCCGGCGGTGCCCTTTATCTCGTCGGTTCCGCACCAACCAGCGTCGCCCGGAAGCCGCCCGAGGCCGACTCGCCGATATCTAGGTCCCACCCGTGCGCGGTCGCGACGCGCTCGACTATCGTCAGCCCGATACCAGTGCCGCCGTCGTTCGAGACGCCGAACTCGGTCAGCTCCCCGCTATCGTCGACCGCGTCGAGCCCCGGGCCGTCGTCGGCGACGTAGATCCCGCGGTCGTCGACCCCGACGCGGACCGTCGGCGCGTCGCCGGCGTGGTCGATCGCGTTCCCGATCAGGTTCCCGACCGCCCGCCTGAGCAGGGCTTCGTCGCCGCGGACCGGCCGGGCGTCCTCGACGACCAGCTCGGCGGCCGCCGCGGGCTCGCCGAAGTCGCCGGACTTCCAGCAGTCGACCGCGAGCTCGCCGAGGTCGACCGGTCCGGCGTCGATGCGTATCGCCTCGGGGTCGCGAGCCATGACGAGCGCGTCGTCGATCAGCGACTCGATCCGGTCGAGCGCCTCGTCAGCCGGATCGAGCTGATCGAGGTCGCCCGTCTCCCGCGCCAGATCGAGGTACCCCTGCGCGATCCCGAGCGGGTTTCGAAGGTCGTGCGAGAGGAAGCCGGCGAGGCGTTCGAGCCGGTCGTTGAGTCGTTCCAGTTCCCGCTCGCGCTCGACCCATTCGGTGACGTCGCGGATGACGCCCACGACGCCGACGACCTCGCCGTCGCGCTCGATCGGAGTGAGCCGCGTCTCCGTCGTCACCCTCGATCCGTCCGCGAGCGTCGTCGTGAGCTGGACGCGCTCGTCGGGCGTGTCGCCGGCGAGCACGCGATCGACCGCGTCCCGGTAGCGCTCGCCCATCTCCGGGTCCCAGTACCCTTCGTCGACGACCCGCTCCGGGTGAGTTCCGTGGAGAACCGCCTCCGAGAACTCCGTCACCTCGCGGAGCCGGTCGTTGACGAACACGCGGTTCCGATCCGCGTCGAGCACGTACGCGCCGTCGCCGAGCGCGTGGACAATCGACTCGGCGGCGTCGATCGAGTCGGCGCGGTCCGCAGGATCAGTTCGGTGGGCGTCGTCGGCGCGGTCCGCAGTTCCGGTCGACTCGTCGACGCCGACCGACTCGGCTCCCCCCGTCGACGCCGGCTCCTCTGCGGGCTCCATGCGTGAACGTACGGACTGAACGGTAAAGTGTCCCGCGGATATCGGCAGCGCTTTCGGGTCACGGCGCGGCCTCGACTCCGGCACAGCCGTCAGACCGGAAGCGGAACGACCGCGATAGCTCGGGAGGAGCCGGCCTCTCGAAGACGCCCGCGAAACGGTTAGGTCGCTGCGCGCGAGAGATCGCTTCATGGACGATCACACCCGCGATCCCGGCGTCGCGCCGCCGCTCGGGAACCCGACCGGGTGGCACGCGCCGGAGCGGGACGCGCTCCCGCCGGCCGACGCGGACCGCGGCGCGGACCGCGAGGCCGACGACGCGCGGGTCGCGAGCGGCTACTGGGAGCACGCTACGCTCCGGCGGGCGACGGAGCACGGCGTCCGGCTGTTCAACGCCGCCGAGTTCCACGAGGCGCACGACTGTTTCGAAGACGAGTGGTACAACTACGGGAACGGCACCGCGGAGTCCGCGTTCCTCCACGGGATGGTACAGGTCGCTGCGGGCGCGCACAAGCGCGCCGACTTCGAGAACGACGCCGGCATGCGATCGCTTTTCGAGACCGCGCTGCAGTACCTCGGCGGTCTCCCGGGCGACTTCTACGGCGTCGACGTCGACGAGGTCCGCTCGACGCTTCGCGCCGCGCTCGACGACCCCGCGTCGGTCGACGGGTGGAAGATCCCGCTCGACGGTGTCACGCCCGAGGCGTATCCGGCGGACTACGAGTACGCGGCCCAGATAGACGAGACGCACTGAGTCCGCTGGAAACACGGCCGCGATCCGAACGCCACTTACCCGCGGGGGACGTGTGTCGCGTATGGACGTGTACGAACTGGGCGAGGGCGAGCCGGAGGTCGCGGTCGTCGGCGCGATCCACGGCGACGAGCCCTGCGGTGCCCGCGCGATCCGGCGACTCCTCGACGCCGACCCCGACGTCGAGCGACCGGTGCGACTGATCGTCGCGAACGAGTCCGCGCTCGACGCCGGCGTCCGCTACCTCGACGCCGACCTCAACAGGGTGTTTCCGGGCGATTCAGCGTCCGATCAACACGAAGAGCGGCTCGCGGCCGATCTGCTCGACGCGGTCGAGGGGTGTACCACGCTCGCGATTCACTCGACGCAGTCGTACCCGGAACCGTTCGCCGTGATCGACTCGATGGACGAGGTCGCTCGGGCGACCGCGCCGCACCTCCCGGTCGACGCGGTGATCCAGACCGACGCGTTCACCGAGGGGCGGCTCATCGAGCACCCGCACACGATCGAAGTCGAGGCTGGGCTTCAGGGCTCCGAGAACGCGGCCGACAATGCCTACTGGCTGACGCGGGCGTTCCTCGCCGCGACCGGCGCGCTCCCCGCGCCGGGGGCGGAAGACGTGGTCGACGCCGGCGGCCGCGAGGACGTGGCGGTGTTCCGCCTGCGCGACCGCATCCCGAAGCCGGCCGCCGAGGAGTACGAGGTGTTCGCGCGCAACTTCGAGCGCGTCGAGGCGGGCGACCGCTTCGCGGCCGCCGACGGCGAACCGCTCCGCGCCGCGGAACCCTTCTACCCCGTTCTCTTATCGCCGTACGGCTACCGCGACCAGTTCGGCTACGTTGCCGATCGGGTCGGCACGCTGGAGTAGCTACTCCACCAGTTCGATCGCGTCGTCGCCGTTCGGCACGACGCAGATGAACGACCCCGGCTCGTCGCCCTCGTTTCTGTACCAGTGTTCGACACCTGCCGGGATGAGCAGGGCGTCGCCGGGACTCACCGCGTGCTCCCGGTCGCCGATCCCGACGACGTACTCGCCCGAGAGCACGTACTGCTCGTGTTCGATCTCGTTCGTGTGGCGCGGGACCGCCGCGCCGGCCGCCAGCTCGAACTGCCGCATCGCGAAGTGCGGCGCGCCGTCCGACTCGTCGAGGAGGACGCGCTTCGTCAGTCCCTCCGCGGCGTCGACCGTCTCGGCGTCGACCGCGTCCGTGCGCTTCAGCACCGCCCCGTCGATTCCCGAGGTGTCAGCCTCGCTCATACCATGTTCTCGGTGGCGCGACCGTATAAATCGTGGCGGGCGGGATCGGAACCGTCCGGGAGGCGTCTCGGACCACTCCCTCTCGAACGATACCGTCGGCCGGCCACGACCGGACGTTTAAGCGGCCACCGACCCACTCTCAAGATATGCGCGGAATCAAGATCGGGACCGTTCTCGGGATCCCGGTCAGGCTCAACTGGACGTTTCTCATCGTGCTGCCGCTTTTCGCTTACCTCATCGGGTCGCAGGTGGGAATGATAGCGGGCGTGATGAACGACGCGCTCGGGGCGGGTATCGCGCCGGCCGCGATCGAGGGTGGGTTCACGCCGTGGGCGCTCGGGCTCGCGGCCGCGCTCGGGCTGTTCGGCGGCGTCCTCCTCCACGAGTTCGGTCACTCGATCGTCGCGATGCGGTACGGATACGAGATCGAGTCGATCACGCTGTGGCTGCTCGGCGGGCTCGCCAACTTCGCGGAGTTCCCCGAAGACTGGAAACACGAGTTCTGGATCGCGGTCGCCGGTCCCGTGGTGAGCGTCGCGGTCGGTGCCGCCTGTTACGGCGTGTTCGCGCTCGCACCGGCCGGGGCGAACGCCGTCCTGTTCGTGTTCGGCTACCTCGCGCTGTTGAACGTCGTCCTCGCGGGATTCAACATGCTCCCGGCGTTCCCGATGGACGGCGGGCGGGTACTCAGGGCGCTCTTGGCGCGGAGCCAGCCGCACGCACAGGCAACCCAGCGCGCGGCCGCGATCGGCAAGATGTTCGCCTTCTTCATGGGCCTCTTCGGTCTGTTCACCCTCCAGCTCCTGCTCATCGTGTTGGCCCTCTTCGTCTACATGGCGGCCTCGGGCGAGGCCCAGCAGACGACGCTGAAGGCCGCCTTCGAGGACGTCACCGTCGCCGACGTGATGACCCGCCGAGAGGACCTCCACACCGTGACGCCGGACGCCTCCGTCGCCGACCTGATGAGCCGGATGTTCGAGGAGCGTCACACCGGCTACCCCGTCCTCCACGGCGACGACCTCGTCGGGATGGTGACGCTCGAAGACGCGCGCTCGGTCCGCGAGGTCGAGCGCGACGCCTACCGCGTCGACGACGTGATGGCGACGGACGTGGTCGCGGTCGGTCCGGGTGCCGACGCGGTGACCGCCCTCCAGACGATGCAGCAACACGACGTCGGTCGGCTGCCCGTGATCGACGCGCAGGGGCGACTCGTCGGGATCATCTCCCGGTCCGACCTGATGACCGCGTTCAACATCATCCAGACGGGCGGCACGCCGAGTATCATCAGCGGGCGGCGGCAGCTCAGAGAGGAGGGCGGTCCCGGCGTGTTCTGAGCGTCCTCGGGACATCTTCGGACGCGAACCCGCCCGTGACGGCCCGATCGTCGGTCGCCGACGCAACCCTTACGCGTCGTGGCCGCCAAACGCGGGCATATGACCGACGAACGCGACGACGACCGCCACGAGTTCTCCGCGGGGCAGGGCGTCGACGCCGACTACGAGGAGTTCACCCTCGATCCGGAGGAGCTTGACGCCGACCCCACCACGGTCGATCCCGTCGATTCGCGGGTTCTCACGGACATCCTCGACCGACGGAACGTCGGGAGCGACGAGGTCGACGTCGAACAGCTCGTCGACGTCGGACTCTCGTACATGAGCATCAACCGCTTCGAAGAGGCGACGGAGACGTTCGAACGCGCGGCCCAGTTCGCCGAGGAGGACTCCCTCGACGCGCAGGAGGCGTGGGTGAACAAGGGTGCGGCCCACGCCGAGCTAGAGGAGTTCGACCAGGCGATCGGCGCGTACAAGGAGGCGCTGCGGATCGACGACAGTTCCGAGCACGCCGCGACCGCCGAGACCAACCTCGCGTACGCGCTCTGGGAGTCCGGCCGCGGCGAGCAGGCGCTCGAACACGCCGAGCGCGCGGTCGAGACCGACCCCCGGTTCGCGGAGGCGTGGTACAACCGCGGGTTCCTGCTCGTCGAGCGCGGGCTCGCCGAGGACGCCGTGAGCTGTTTCGACAACGCGATCCGCCTCGGTTACCGCAGCGCCGACGTGTTAGAGGAGAAGGCCCGCGCGTTAGAGGAGGCGGGCGACCACGAGCAGGCGGAGGCGGTCGCAGACCGCGCAGACGAACTGCGTCAGGAGACCGAAGAGCAACTGATCGACGAACAGACTGGGCAGGCACCGGGGCCGGGCGGTGCGGGCGGTCGCGGCGGTGCAGGCGGTCGCGGCGGTACGGGTGGCGCAGACGGCGCTGGTGGCCGGGGCGGCCGCGGCTCCGGCGGCCGCGGCGACGAGGAGCCGGAGCGCGAACTTCAGGGCGAGGGACCAGAGGGGTTCTGAATGCTCCTTCGCGAGCGAGAGACTCCGAAGGGGACGCTCGTCTCCGTCTGTGACCCCGACTGTCTCGGCGAGACGTTCGAAGACGGACCGGTGACGCTCACGGTGAGCGAGGAGTTCTACGGCGGCGACGACGCCGTCGAGGCGGACGCGGAGGCGGTCGTCGCCGGCCTCCACCGCGCGCAGGTCGCGAACATCGTCGGCACCGAGGCCGTCGCCGTCGCGGTCGAGGCCGGGATCGTCGACGAGGAGACCGTGCTGGAGTTCGAAGAGACCCGACACGCACAACTACTCTGGCTGTGAGAGTCGCCGTATGCAACGACTCAGCCGATCCGAACTCGCGTCGCGACTGCGCCCGTTCGCTCCCGGCGACGCCTTCTGGGCGCGAGCGATAGCGTCGGGCGAAGCTGCCATCGGCGTCGGACCCGAGGCGCTCGCCGCCTGGGCAGACGACGGCGACGCCCGCGACGACGCCGCCGAACCGACCGTGATTCGCGATCGATCGCACGGGCGCTCGCACGCGACCATCGAGCGTGTGGAGGGGCGCGACACCGGCGGCACGCCCGGACCGCTCGCCACCGGCGACATGATCGATGTCGGCGAGCGGTCGTTCGTCGTCGTCGCCGTCGACCGGACCCCTGCAGGCGGGGCGACCTATCGGATCGACTTGGTTCCGGAGCGCGACGTGGCGTGAGGACGCTCGCGGCGTCGCGAAGACCCAACCGAGCTAGTTCCCGGTCCAGCGCAAGATCGCGAGCGTCCCCTCGAAGAGGACGATCATGGTGAGCGTCACGATGATCGGAGCCATCCCGGTCGGGTCGGGACTGAACAGAAAGGCGATCCCGAGGAACGACCCCCAGAATATCAGTCGCTTCGCCTCCAGCCACTGTCGGGTGACGATGTTCATCATGATGGCGAGCATGATGAAAAGCGGGATCTGAAAGACGATCGCCATGAACGCGAGCATGATGACGATCAGGTTGAACGTCTCCGCGAGCCCGAAGGCGATCGTCGCGGCGTCGGAGGTGTAGGTGGTAAAATACGAGAAGATCGCGGGCAACACGAGGAAGTGCGCGAACGCGATGCCGATGCCGCCGAGCACGAGGCTCGTCGGCACCGCGGCGAGGTAGTACCGCCGCTCGTTCGGGTACAGCCCCGGCTTCATGAACCGGTATGTCTGGTAGACGAACGCGGGAAGCCCGACGACGACGCCCGCCAGCCCGGCGACTTTCAGCCGGGTGAGCGGCAGTTCGAGCGGGCCGTACAGCCGCGGGCGGTTCTCCAGCGGCGCGGGGATGTGGTAGCTCCAGAAGTAGTTGATCAGCTCCGTCGACTGCGCGACCACGACGAGCGTCGCGATCCCCCCGAAGACGAAGACGACGGCGAGCCGCCGCATCATCTCCTCGATGTGGTCCGCAAGCGGCATCTCTTGGTCCGACTCCGGGGCGTTGATGCCGCCTATCTCCTCGTCGGACAGCGAGTCGCCGATGTCGTCTTCGGCGTCTGCGTCTTCGACGTCTGCATCTTCGGTATCTTCGGCGTCACCGGCGTTGGTGTCGCTCCCGGTGGCGTCATCACCCTCCCCGCTCTCGGCTTCTCCGGGGTCGGTGTCTTCCCATCGCGCGGACCCGTCGTGTCTGTCGAGCGGAGTCAACTCGGCGGACTCGGACTCGTCTGCCGCCGAGTCGTCGGCCGGAGACACGGAGTCGTCGGCGGTGGTCTCTCCGCTCCCGACGTCGTCGGTGGTGGTGTCGTCGGTCTCGCCGGAATCCCCCGCAGTATCGCCGCTGTCGACCGTCGCGGTGTCGCCGCCGCCGGCCGTCTCGTCGTCGCCGACCGCGTCGTCCGCCGGAGCCGAGGGATCCTCGCGCGACCGGTCCGAGTCGTCCATTCACTCTCCCTACGAAACCGGGTGACTATAGGCCTTTTCGGATAGCCGCGAGCGCCGAGGCCTCGCGGCACCCGCACGCGGTCGAAAAGGTTGATAACGGCGACGGACTTCGACTCCCGTATGGCGAGTGCCCTCGACGAGGATACCCAGCAGTCGCTCGCGGAGGGTCGCGAGTCGGCGAAGACGTTCCTTCGGTCGATCCAGAAGGACCTCCAGAAGGTGTTCGTCGTCTTCCTCCTCGGCTTCCTCGCGACGTTCTGGGCGCTCCGCACGTTCGTCTGGGAGTTCCTGTACACGGTCACCAAATCGAACATGTCCCCCTCGGTGGCCGCCGAGGCGGACGTCATCGCGACGACCCCCTTCGAGGTGATCCTGCTGCAGGCGAAGATCGGTCTCATCGTCGGCGCAATCACCGCCCTCCCGGCGCTCGTCTACGTCTCTCGCACCGAGCTTCGCGCCCGCGGCGCGTGGCCGCAGTCGCCGATACCGCGCTGGAAGCTTGCCGGAATCGCGCTCCTCGGAGCCGGGCTCTTCGGCGTCGGCGTCGCCTACGGCGTCTACGCCTTCTTCCCGATCATGTTCTCGTTTCTGGCCGGATTCGGACTGGAGGCCGGCATCCAGCCGACCTACTCCATCGTGATGTGGACGGAGTTCATCGTCTTCCTCTCGCTGTCCTTCGGGCTCGCCGGCCAGATGCCGCTTCTCATCACCGGGCTCTCCTACTCGGGTATCGTCCAATACGAGACGTTCCGCGACAAGTGGCGCTACGCGGTGGTCGCCATCTTCGTCTTCGGTGCCGTCTTCTCGCCGCCGGACCCGTTCACGCAGCTGATGTGGGCGTTCCCGCTCGTGGCGCTGTACGGCTTCAGCCTCTACCTCGCGAAGCTCGTCGTCACCGCCCAGCGAAGCTCGGACCGCATCGACGTGCTCGGCGCGGCCCGAACCCACTGGAACGTCGTCGGCGGGGCGGCCGTCCTCGGCGGCGGACTCGT carries:
- a CDS encoding tetratricopeptide repeat protein, with translation MTDERDDDRHEFSAGQGVDADYEEFTLDPEELDADPTTVDPVDSRVLTDILDRRNVGSDEVDVEQLVDVGLSYMSINRFEEATETFERAAQFAEEDSLDAQEAWVNKGAAHAELEEFDQAIGAYKEALRIDDSSEHAATAETNLAYALWESGRGEQALEHAERAVETDPRFAEAWYNRGFLLVERGLAEDAVSCFDNAIRLGYRSADVLEEKARALEEAGDHEQAEAVADRADELRQETEEQLIDEQTGQAPGPGGAGGRGGAGGRGGTGGADGAGGRGGRGSGGRGDEEPERELQGEGPEGF
- a CDS encoding DUF424 domain-containing protein, whose product is MLLRERETPKGTLVSVCDPDCLGETFEDGPVTLTVSEEFYGGDDAVEADAEAVVAGLHRAQVANIVGTEAVAVAVEAGIVDEETVLEFEETRHAQLLWL
- a CDS encoding twin-arginine translocase subunit TatC, which translates into the protein MDDSDRSREDPSAPADDAVGDDETAGGGDTATVDSGDTAGDSGETDDTTTDDVGSGETTADDSVSPADDSAADESESAELTPLDRHDGSARWEDTDPGEAESGEGDDATGSDTNAGDAEDTEDADVEDADAEDDIGDSLSDEEIGGINAPESDQEMPLADHIEEMMRRLAVVFVFGGIATLVVVAQSTELINYFWSYHIPAPLENRPRLYGPLELPLTRLKVAGLAGVVVGLPAFVYQTYRFMKPGLYPNERRYYLAAVPTSLVLGGIGIAFAHFLVLPAIFSYFTTYTSDAATIAFGLAETFNLIVIMLAFMAIVFQIPLFIMLAIMMNIVTRQWLEAKRLIFWGSFLGIAFLFSPDPTGMAPIIVTLTMIVLFEGTLAILRWTGN